The nucleotide window ACCCCCATGCTGGTCCTGGTAGCGACGGACCCGCTCAAGCTCCAGGGGACCGTCCCGGAGCGCTACGCCCCCGAGGTGAAGGTCGGGCAGCCGGTGGCGGTCACCCTGGAAGCCTACCCGGGCCGCGCCTTCCGGGGGAAGGTCTCGCGCCTGAGCCCCTCCGTGGACCCCCAGACCCGGACGTTGGCCCTGGAGGCGCTCCTCGAGAACCCCGACGGCCGGCTCAAGCCGGGGTTCTTCGCCAAGGGCCAGGTCCTCGCCCGGACCGACAAGGACGTCCCCTTCGTCCCGGAAACAGCCCTCTACAGCTTCGTGGGGGTCACCAAGGTCTTCGTGGTGGCGGACGGAACGGTCCAGGAGCGGCAGGTGGAGGCGGGGGAGCGCGTGGACGGTTGGGTCGAGATCCGCCGCGGGGTCAAGCCGGGCGAGGTGGTGGCCACGGCCGCCCTCGCCGCCCTCTTCGACGGGGCGCCGGTCACCGTGACACGCACCGCCGAGGCGGGGGAGGGGGCGCGATGAGCCTGGTGGACATCTGCGTCCGTCGCCCCGTCTTCGCGACCATGCTCACGGTCTCCCTGGTGGTCCTCGGCCTCGCCTCATTCCGCGACCTCGGCCTGGACCTCTTCCCGAAGGTGGACCTCCCCACCGTGACCATCACCACCCGCCTCGACGGCGCCAGCCCGGAAGAGGTGGAGAGCCAGATCACCAAGCCGATCGAAGAGGTGGTCAACACCATCAGCGGGATCGACGAGCTCCGCTCCACGACCATCGAGGGGCAATCCCAGGTCTTCGCCACCTTCGTCCTGGAGCGGAACACCGACGAGGCGGCGAACGACGTCCGGGAGAAGGTGGGCACGGTGGTCGGGAACTTCCCTCCCGGGACCGAGGCGCCCGTGATCGAGAAGTTCGACCCGGACGCCGCCCCCATCATGGCCATCGTGGTCTCGGGACGGCGGAGCGCGCGGGAGATCACCGAGATCGCCGACAAGCGGATCAAGCGGCAGCTGGAGACGGTGAAGGACATCGGGGCGATCTCGCTGGTGGGGGACCGGAAGCGGGAGATCCAGGTCCTGGTGGATCCCTACCGCCTGACCGCCCACGGCCTCTCGATCCAGCAGGTGAAGGAGGCGCTCCGGCGCCAGAACACGGAGATCCCCGGCGGGCGGCTCACGTGGGGGCCGAGGGAGGAGGGCCTCCGGACCGTGGGGCGGATTGCCCGCGCCGCCGACTGGAGCGACCTGATCGTCTCCGACCGCAAGGGCGCGCCGGTCCGGATCCGGGACATCGGGCGGGCCGTGGACGGGGAGGAGGAGGCCCGGAGCCTCTCCCGCCTGGACGGAAAGGCGGCCGTCTCCCTCCTCATCCGGAAGCAGTCGGGGACCAACACGGTCCAGGTGGTGGACCGGGTCAAGGCCCGGCTCGAGGAGATCCGCCGGTCGTTACCGGCCGATCTCGAGATGCAGGTGGTCCGGGACCAGTCCCGCTTCATCAAGCGGGCCATCACCGAGGTCCAGGAGCACCTCATCCTGGGCGGGGTGCTGGCCAGCGTCATCGTCCTCCTCTTCATCCGGAATCTCCGGACCGCCCTCATCGCCGCGCTCGCCATCCCGGCCTCCATCATCTCGACCTTCACGATCATGCGGGCCGCCGGCTTCACCCTGAACAACCTGACGATGCTGGGCCTCACCATCTCGACCGGCATCGTCATTGATGACGCCATCATCGTCCTGGAGAACATCTTCCGGCACATGGAGGAGGAGGGCCGGTCGCCCATGGAGGCGGCGGTCGTCGGGGCGAAGGAGATCGCGCTGGCCGTCCTGGCCACCACCCTCTCCCTCGTGGTGATCTTCCTGCCGGTGGCCTTCATGGGGGGGCTGGTGGGGCGGTTCTGGCGCTCCTTCGGCCTGACCGCCACCTTCGCGATCCTGGTCTCGCTCCTGGTGGCTTTCACCCTCACGCCGATGCTGAGCAGCCGCTTCCTCCGCCCGGCCCGGGGGGGCGGCGGGCACGGCTCCAAGGCCGGCCGCCTGTACACGTTCCTCGAGGCGGGCTACGAGCGGTTGCTGCGCTGGTGCCTGCGGCACCGGGCGGTCACGATGGCCGGGGCGCTGGCGATCATGCTCTCCGTGGTTCCCCTCGCCCGCCTGGCCAAGGTCGAGTTCATCACGGACGATGACATGAGCGAGTTCGAGGTGATCGTGGAGACCCCACCCGGCGCCTCCCTCGAGAGGAGCGCCGCCATCCTGGCCGTCGTGGAGGCAGACCTCCGGCGGGAGGTCCCGGAGGTGGACCGGCTCTTCACCACCATCGGGGTCCGGGGGCAGCATATCTCCAACGTGACCGACGGCTCCATCTACGTGGCGCTCACCCACATGAGCGAGCGGAAGCGGTCCCAGCAGGAGATCATGCAGCAGATCCGGGGGATCCTCACGGCCCGCTACCCGGACCTCCGGGCCAGCGTCCAGCAGGTCAGCCTGGTCTCGGGGGGCGGCTTCCGCCAGACGCCGTTCAACTACGTCATCCGCGGGCCGGAGCAGGACCGGCTGGAGGAGATCGCGCGGACCCTCATCCGGCGCCTCAGGGCCATTCCGGGCTTCGTGGACACGGACACGGGCCAGGCGCTGCGTCACCCCGAGGTTCAGGTCCATATCGACCGGCGGAGGGCCGCAGACCTCGGGGTAAGCGTGGAGGCCATCGCCTCGAGCCTCCGGACGA belongs to Candidatus Methylomirabilis sp. and includes:
- a CDS encoding efflux RND transporter permease subunit, with translation MSLVDICVRRPVFATMLTVSLVVLGLASFRDLGLDLFPKVDLPTVTITTRLDGASPEEVESQITKPIEEVVNTISGIDELRSTTIEGQSQVFATFVLERNTDEAANDVREKVGTVVGNFPPGTEAPVIEKFDPDAAPIMAIVVSGRRSAREITEIADKRIKRQLETVKDIGAISLVGDRKREIQVLVDPYRLTAHGLSIQQVKEALRRQNTEIPGGRLTWGPREEGLRTVGRIARAADWSDLIVSDRKGAPVRIRDIGRAVDGEEEARSLSRLDGKAAVSLLIRKQSGTNTVQVVDRVKARLEEIRRSLPADLEMQVVRDQSRFIKRAITEVQEHLILGGVLASVIVLLFIRNLRTALIAALAIPASIISTFTIMRAAGFTLNNLTMLGLTISTGIVIDDAIIVLENIFRHMEEEGRSPMEAAVVGAKEIALAVLATTLSLVVIFLPVAFMGGLVGRFWRSFGLTATFAILVSLLVAFTLTPMLSSRFLRPARGGGGHGSKAGRLYTFLEAGYERLLRWCLRHRAVTMAGALAIMLSVVPLARLAKVEFITDDDMSEFEVIVETPPGASLERSAAILAVVEADLRREVPEVDRLFTTIGVRGQHISNVTDGSIYVALTHMSERKRSQQEIMQQIRGILTARYPDLRASVQQVSLVSGGGFRQTPFNYVIRGPEQDRLEEIARTLIRRLRAIPGFVDTDTGQALRHPEVQVHIDRRRAADLGVSVEAIASSLRTMVGGERVTFYREAGEQYDVRLRLLDQYRRDPEVIRELTVPGANGALVRLSNLVTLESGQSPAQIDRYAQERQITVVSNMYQKPLGEALTEASAILREMQLPPEYGFLPIGRGKLMAEAFQNFLIAFLLSLAFIYMVLAAQFESFIHPVTIMVSMFLALPFGLLSVL